The following proteins come from a genomic window of Pirellulales bacterium:
- a CDS encoding leucyl aminopeptidase, protein MNRIDTPLPTTDADAIVVGVFSGEALSGSSAEADRATGGLLAKLIERKEITGKKFETVALLAPSGVAAGQILVVGLGERASYDAGTAYRAAAAAAKALAGKPRGRVAYFLDAGGSPALNEAAVAGAIVGCQGQDLYRAEKKRNPPKEVLWSGGDPAAIERGRIIGDCVNLTRRLVNEPPQDMYPASFAAKAEEVAKQYGIKAEIWDQARLEKERCGSLLAVAKGSNREPRLVILRYQGAEPNKPLLALVGKGVTFDSGGLSLKPSDSMLTMKCDMSGAATVLGAMQAIAQLKLPVNVVGLMGLVENMTGPAAYKLGDVLTARNGKTIEVHNTDAEGRLVLADVLCVAVETGAAKIIDLATLTGACVVALGTDVAGLMTNDQAWCEAVAAAARAVGDPAWQLPMFPEYDEQIQGEVADIKNVGEGRWGGAITAAKFLEQFVDKKPWTHIDIAGPAFLEKPKPWLDAGASGAFVRTLIEVARGWKG, encoded by the coding sequence ATGAATCGCATCGACACACCTCTTCCCACCACCGACGCCGATGCCATTGTCGTCGGTGTTTTTTCGGGCGAAGCCCTGAGCGGCTCGTCCGCCGAAGCTGATCGCGCGACGGGCGGCCTTTTGGCCAAGCTCATCGAGCGAAAGGAGATCACCGGCAAGAAATTCGAGACCGTCGCCTTGCTAGCGCCATCGGGCGTCGCTGCGGGGCAAATCCTCGTCGTCGGCTTGGGCGAACGGGCGAGTTACGACGCCGGCACGGCCTATCGCGCCGCGGCGGCGGCCGCGAAGGCGCTCGCCGGCAAGCCGCGCGGCCGCGTCGCCTACTTTCTCGACGCCGGCGGTTCTCCCGCCCTGAACGAGGCCGCCGTCGCTGGTGCGATCGTGGGCTGCCAGGGTCAAGACCTTTATCGAGCCGAAAAGAAGCGGAACCCGCCAAAGGAGGTCCTCTGGTCCGGCGGCGATCCGGCCGCGATCGAGCGCGGTCGCATCATCGGCGATTGCGTGAACCTAACTCGCCGGCTGGTGAACGAACCGCCGCAGGATATGTACCCCGCCTCGTTTGCAGCCAAGGCCGAGGAGGTGGCCAAACAATATGGAATCAAGGCCGAGATTTGGGATCAAGCACGGCTCGAAAAGGAGCGGTGCGGATCGCTGCTGGCGGTCGCCAAGGGATCGAATCGTGAGCCCCGGCTGGTGATCCTCCGCTATCAAGGGGCCGAGCCAAACAAACCGCTGTTGGCGCTCGTCGGTAAAGGAGTGACCTTCGATTCCGGCGGCCTGTCGCTCAAGCCGTCCGATTCGATGCTAACGATGAAGTGCGACATGTCGGGCGCCGCCACCGTGCTCGGGGCGATGCAGGCGATCGCCCAACTCAAGCTGCCCGTGAATGTGGTCGGCTTGATGGGCTTGGTCGAGAACATGACCGGACCGGCAGCCTATAAGCTCGGCGACGTGCTCACCGCCCGTAACGGCAAAACGATCGAGGTCCACAACACCGACGCCGAGGGGCGGCTGGTGCTGGCCGACGTGCTCTGCGTCGCGGTCGAAACCGGCGCGGCGAAGATCATCGACCTGGCGACGCTCACCGGCGCCTGCGTCGTGGCCTTAGGAACCGACGTGGCGGGGCTGATGACCAACGATCAGGCTTGGTGCGAAGCAGTCGCCGCGGCGGCCCGCGCCGTCGGCGATCCGGCCTGGCAATTGCCGATGTTTCCTGAGTACGACGAGCAGATTCAGGGTGAAGTGGCCGACATCAAGAACGTGGGCGAAGGGCGCTGGGGAGGCGCAATCACGGCCGCCAAATTCCTCGAGCAGTTCGTGGATAAGAAACCCTGGACCCACATCGACATCGCCGGCCCGGCCTTCCTTGAAAAACCCAAACCCTGGCTCGACGCCGGCGCCAGCGGCGCCTTCGTCCGCACGCTGATCGAAGTTGCCCGAGGATGGAAAGGTTGA
- a CDS encoding lactate racemase domain-containing protein, giving the protein MPWIAESADEIGWDRLESLMRETVATARRKLCDKPRRVLLLPPDITRMHSGAGRITEILYNLLVDEAEVHVIPTLGQHVPHSVDQNRRMFGSIPNELIHAHDWRGGCIAVGEVPARMVDQQTDGLADWPLPIVLNRMLMEGPWDLVINVGHVVPHEVLGFANHNKNYFIGLGGKDLICAAHMMAAACGIENNLGNLITPLRACFNWAEDQYLSQLPDLYVQVVLARNAGGQLVHTGLYVGDDLETYLAAARQSREQNITLLDEPIDKIVCVMQGDEFFSTWVADKAIYRTRMALADGGELVIIAPGLKRFGEQPDVDALIRKYGYVGTERVMEQYRRNADMQDLAHATAHLIHGSTEGRFTVTYAPGHLSRAEIEQVNYRYADIGQMMDRYQPSRRQQGWNTTDDGERFYFIPTPSAGLWATREKLFSRPSGFGEE; this is encoded by the coding sequence ATGCCTTGGATCGCGGAAAGTGCCGATGAGATCGGTTGGGACCGGCTCGAATCGCTGATGCGCGAGACGGTTGCGACGGCGCGGCGGAAGTTGTGCGACAAGCCGCGGCGAGTATTGCTGTTGCCGCCGGATATTACGCGGATGCATTCGGGGGCCGGGCGGATCACCGAGATTCTGTATAACCTGCTGGTGGACGAGGCGGAGGTTCACGTAATCCCGACGCTCGGGCAGCATGTGCCGCATTCGGTTGACCAAAATCGGCGGATGTTCGGTTCGATCCCGAACGAGCTAATCCACGCTCACGATTGGCGCGGCGGCTGCATTGCGGTCGGTGAGGTCCCAGCCCGAATGGTCGATCAACAGACCGATGGGTTGGCCGATTGGCCGTTGCCGATCGTGCTCAATCGGATGTTGATGGAAGGGCCGTGGGACTTGGTGATCAACGTGGGCCACGTCGTGCCGCACGAGGTGCTCGGGTTTGCCAACCACAATAAGAATTATTTCATCGGCCTGGGCGGCAAAGACCTGATCTGCGCCGCGCACATGATGGCCGCCGCCTGCGGGATCGAAAACAATCTGGGGAACCTCATCACGCCGCTGCGGGCTTGCTTCAATTGGGCGGAGGACCAGTATCTCTCGCAGCTCCCCGACCTATACGTGCAAGTGGTGCTGGCCCGCAATGCCGGCGGCCAGTTGGTCCACACCGGGCTATACGTCGGCGACGATCTGGAAACGTATCTCGCCGCAGCCCGCCAATCGCGCGAGCAGAATATCACGCTCCTCGACGAACCGATCGACAAGATTGTCTGCGTCATGCAGGGGGACGAGTTTTTCAGCACCTGGGTGGCCGACAAGGCGATCTACCGCACGCGGATGGCGCTGGCCGACGGCGGTGAGCTGGTGATCATCGCACCGGGGCTCAAGCGATTTGGCGAGCAGCCAGATGTCGATGCGCTGATTCGCAAATACGGCTACGTCGGCACCGAGCGAGTCATGGAGCAGTATCGCCGCAATGCCGACATGCAGGACCTGGCTCATGCCACGGCACATCTGATTCACGGCTCGACTGAAGGTCGCTTCACCGTGACCTATGCGCCGGGGCATCTCAGCCGCGCGGAGATCGAGCAGGTGAACTATCGGTACGCCGATATCGGCCAAATGATGGATCGCTATCAACCCAGCCGCCGCCAGCAGGGCTGGAACACGACCGACGACGGCGAGCGGTTCTATTTCATTCCCACGCCTTCGGCTGGGCTGTGGGCAACGCGGGAAAAACTCTTTAGCCGGCCAAGTGGTTTTGGAGAGGAGTAG
- a CDS encoding response regulator → MTQGLRIVVADDEADMRDYFQQTLPDMGHEVVATATNGRELVAHCHELHPDLVVTDIKMPELDGIDAASEIYRDRPVPVILVSAYYDPELFERAEQDHILAYLVKPIKRADLEPAIAIATQRFAQFKALRTEANSLRQALEDRKLIERAKGILMLRANLSEPDAFRRLQKLARDQNRKLVDIAQMIVTAEKALQPAAGE, encoded by the coding sequence ATGACCCAGGGTCTGCGAATCGTCGTTGCGGATGACGAAGCCGACATGCGCGATTATTTCCAACAGACGTTGCCCGACATGGGGCATGAAGTCGTCGCCACCGCCACGAACGGCCGCGAGTTGGTCGCGCATTGCCACGAACTCCATCCGGATCTGGTGGTGACCGACATCAAGATGCCGGAACTCGACGGGATCGATGCCGCTAGTGAAATCTATCGTGATCGCCCGGTGCCAGTGATTCTCGTTTCAGCGTATTACGATCCGGAATTGTTCGAGCGGGCCGAACAGGACCACATCCTGGCGTACCTCGTCAAGCCGATCAAGCGGGCCGATCTCGAGCCGGCCATCGCGATCGCCACTCAGCGCTTCGCCCAGTTCAAGGCCCTGCGCACCGAAGCCAATAGCCTTCGCCAGGCGCTGGAGGATCGCAAGTTGATCGAGCGAGCGAAGGGAATCCTGATGCTCCGGGCGAATCTGAGCGAGCCGGACGCATTCCGCCGCCTGCAAAAGTTGGCCCGCGATCAGAATCGCAAACTTGTCGATATCGCCCAGATGATCGTTACCGCGGAGAAAGCGCTCCAGCCGGCGGCCGGCGAATAA
- a CDS encoding ATP-binding protein, protein METDDAREGRSSRVAAARIVERSAGGRQPAGASTCQRMPEDSSHEPQSKEVVAERDSEHERLLESERLSAIGAAMNAMAHESRNALQRAQACLEMLAREVQDRPAALDLIARVQQAQNDLHQLYEKVRDYASPLRIDPQRHALSPIIRQAWLELESLRVGRNARLREEYTGSDPTGEIDRRAMTIVFSHLLKNSLAACPDPLEIDVSYRDSELNGQPALEIVLQDNGPGFAPADRDKAFAAFYTTRTRGTGLGLALTKRIVEAHGGQIRLGAGSRAGAQFVLIFPRRKS, encoded by the coding sequence ATGGAAACCGACGATGCCCGCGAGGGCCGATCATCGCGTGTGGCAGCGGCGCGGATAGTCGAGCGCTCCGCCGGCGGCAGGCAGCCTGCCGGGGCGAGCACATGCCAGCGGATGCCGGAAGATTCATCTCACGAACCGCAATCGAAGGAGGTCGTCGCCGAGCGGGACAGCGAGCACGAGCGGCTCCTCGAATCCGAGCGGCTCTCTGCGATCGGCGCTGCAATGAACGCCATGGCCCACGAAAGCCGCAATGCGTTGCAGCGGGCCCAGGCCTGTCTGGAAATGCTGGCCCGCGAAGTGCAGGATCGTCCCGCCGCGCTCGACCTCATCGCCCGCGTGCAGCAGGCCCAGAACGACCTGCACCAACTCTATGAAAAAGTGCGCGACTACGCGTCTCCACTGCGGATCGACCCCCAACGGCATGCACTTTCGCCGATCATCCGCCAAGCCTGGCTGGAACTCGAATCGCTGCGGGTCGGGCGTAACGCGCGATTGCGCGAAGAATACACTGGGTCGGATCCAACCGGCGAAATCGATCGGCGGGCGATGACGATCGTCTTCAGCCACTTGCTGAAGAATTCGTTGGCGGCTTGCCCCGATCCGCTCGAAATCGACGTGAGCTATCGCGACTCGGAATTGAACGGCCAACCGGCGCTGGAAATCGTGCTCCAGGACAACGGCCCAGGATTTGCCCCAGCCGATCGCGACAAGGCCTTCGCCGCGTTTTACACGACGAGAACCAGGGGAACCGGCCTGGGCCTGGCTCTAACGAAGCGAATCGTCGAGGCCCATGGCGGCCAAATCCGGCTCGGCGCAGGTTCTCGGGCAGGCGCCCAATTTGTCTTAATTTTTCCCAGGAGGAAATCATGA
- a CDS encoding GNAT family protein yields MNLTVTPEISLTDFKRSDLETLVQWLAEPEIYERTLRIPHPYTLADAEKWLEIVEQATRQNGQTLNWAIRNAAGQLIGGAGLRGFEAFGPHRSEIGYWLAKPYWGRGIMTAVVAAICRHAFETLGFVKIDAHVFSFNDASARVLQKCGFEPEGYLRRHLKKDGRLIDVKLYGLLKEMTNSTA; encoded by the coding sequence ATGAACCTGACGGTCACTCCAGAGATTTCGCTTACGGACTTCAAACGGTCCGATCTCGAAACGCTCGTCCAATGGCTCGCCGAGCCGGAAATCTACGAGCGCACGTTGCGGATTCCGCATCCGTATACGTTGGCCGACGCCGAGAAATGGCTGGAGATTGTCGAACAGGCCACGCGCCAGAACGGTCAAACGCTAAACTGGGCGATCCGTAATGCGGCAGGGCAACTCATCGGCGGGGCAGGCCTTCGCGGCTTTGAAGCTTTCGGGCCGCATCGTTCCGAAATTGGCTACTGGCTGGCAAAGCCTTACTGGGGACGCGGCATCATGACGGCAGTCGTCGCGGCAATTTGCCGGCACGCCTTCGAGACGCTTGGGTTCGTGAAGATCGATGCCCATGTCTTTTCCTTCAACGACGCCTCGGCGCGCGTTCTCCAAAAGTGCGGCTTTGAGCCCGAAGGATACTTGCGCCGGCATCTCAAGAAGGACGGGCGGCTAATCGACGTCAAGCTCTATGGACTGCTCAAGGAAATGACGAATTCCACCGCTTGA
- a CDS encoding DUF5009 domain-containing protein, producing MASDAAPALKSIPPKVESNASAGVKPLGRVGSIDAYRGLVMLLMMAEVLELRHVANALPNSGFWKLLAYHQTHVDWIGCSLHDLIQPSFSFLVGVALPFSLAKRAGEGQPAWRRTLHAFWRALVLVLLGVFLRSIDHKQTYWTFEDTLSQIGLGYGFLYILANRSVAVQWSALAVILVGYWAAFAVYPLPGTDFDWTAAGVSAKDTVCHLSGFAEHWSLNTNAAWAFDTWFLNLFPREAKFTNNGGGYATLSFIPTLGTMILGLLAGGMLRSGRQPLLKTRWLLAAGILCLAAGWLLGDVGICPVVKRIWTPSWVLFSGGWCFLLLAGFYLVMDIWNLRGWAFALAVIGANSIAAYLIAHLFPHFIKEALPRHLGSDVFSSYGVAYEPLLLGFGILIVEWLILFWMYRRKVFLRI from the coding sequence ATGGCAAGCGACGCTGCGCCAGCACTGAAGTCGATCCCACCGAAAGTTGAATCGAACGCGTCGGCCGGCGTCAAGCCGTTGGGCCGCGTCGGCTCGATCGACGCTTATCGCGGCTTGGTCATGCTGCTGATGATGGCCGAGGTTCTAGAGCTGCGGCATGTGGCCAATGCTTTGCCCAATAGCGGCTTCTGGAAGTTGCTGGCCTATCATCAAACGCACGTCGATTGGATCGGCTGTTCGTTGCACGATCTGATTCAGCCGTCGTTTTCGTTTCTGGTGGGTGTGGCGCTGCCGTTTTCGCTGGCGAAGCGGGCGGGAGAAGGGCAGCCGGCCTGGCGGCGCACGCTGCACGCCTTCTGGCGGGCGCTGGTGCTGGTGCTGCTCGGCGTGTTCCTGCGTTCGATCGACCACAAGCAGACGTACTGGACGTTTGAAGACACGCTCTCGCAAATCGGGTTGGGGTACGGGTTCCTGTATATTCTGGCCAATCGATCGGTCGCGGTGCAGTGGTCGGCGCTGGCCGTGATTCTCGTCGGCTATTGGGCGGCGTTCGCGGTGTATCCGTTGCCGGGAACCGATTTCGATTGGACCGCGGCCGGCGTGAGCGCCAAGGATACGGTCTGCCATCTCTCCGGCTTCGCGGAGCATTGGAGCCTGAATACGAACGCCGCTTGGGCGTTCGACACGTGGTTTCTCAACCTGTTTCCGCGGGAAGCGAAGTTCACGAACAACGGCGGCGGCTATGCCACGCTGAGCTTCATCCCGACGCTGGGGACGATGATCCTCGGCTTATTAGCCGGAGGCATGTTGCGAAGCGGTCGCCAGCCGCTGTTGAAAACTCGCTGGCTGCTAGCTGCGGGGATTCTCTGTCTTGCCGCCGGCTGGTTGCTGGGAGATGTCGGAATCTGTCCCGTGGTCAAAAGAATCTGGACGCCGAGCTGGGTGCTGTTCAGCGGCGGATGGTGCTTTCTTCTCTTGGCTGGGTTCTACCTGGTAATGGATATCTGGAACCTGCGCGGCTGGGCGTTCGCATTGGCGGTAATTGGGGCGAACTCGATCGCCGCCTATCTGATCGCGCATCTCTTTCCGCATTTCATCAAAGAGGCGCTGCCGCGGCATCTAGGTTCAGACGTTTTCAGTTCCTACGGCGTGGCTTATGAACCTCTGCTGCTTGGTTTCGGTATTTTGATCGTCGAGTGGCTGATTTTATTTTGGATGTATCGCCGGAAGGTTTTCCTGCGAATCTGA
- a CDS encoding ThuA domain-containing protein, with product MTTRFLLLAVALFHVSFGLAVIAAEAPVRVLIWDERQPKQKVAYENFLGNAIADYLEKQPGITVKSVALDSPEQGLDLTTLDATDVIVWWGHARHDKVTAEHTDAVVKRVLDGRLGFVGLHSTQFAAPFMRLMYERAKADAPKMVPEADRATAKFDFSLLDPPLKREKVKRDQPLTPRLEKIGDNTWRLIPPACVFPSWREDGAPSHVKVLLPDHPLAKGLPAAWYIPHTEMYEAPFHVPTPDATVFEEHWDKGEHFQSGLVWKIGKGTVVYFRPGHETFPVYRQQENLRVVENAVRWLGHLKAETGTAGRSSSAP from the coding sequence ATGACAACTCGATTTCTGTTGCTTGCGGTCGCGCTTTTCCATGTTTCGTTTGGTCTGGCCGTAATTGCCGCTGAAGCGCCCGTGCGGGTCCTGATTTGGGACGAGCGGCAGCCAAAGCAGAAAGTGGCCTACGAAAACTTCCTCGGCAATGCCATCGCCGACTATCTGGAAAAGCAACCGGGAATCACCGTGAAATCGGTGGCGCTCGATTCGCCCGAGCAGGGGCTCGACTTGACGACGCTCGACGCGACCGACGTGATCGTCTGGTGGGGGCACGCGCGGCACGACAAGGTCACGGCTGAGCATACGGACGCCGTTGTGAAGCGGGTGCTGGACGGGCGGCTCGGATTCGTCGGACTGCACTCCACGCAGTTTGCCGCGCCGTTCATGCGGCTGATGTACGAACGGGCTAAGGCCGACGCGCCGAAGATGGTTCCCGAGGCGGACCGGGCCACGGCGAAGTTCGATTTCAGTCTGCTCGACCCGCCGCTCAAGCGCGAGAAGGTGAAGCGCGATCAACCTCTTACCCCGCGGCTCGAGAAGATCGGCGACAACACCTGGCGGCTGATCCCCCCGGCTTGCGTCTTTCCGAGCTGGCGCGAGGACGGCGCGCCAAGTCATGTGAAGGTGCTCTTGCCCGATCATCCGCTGGCCAAGGGGCTGCCGGCGGCATGGTACATACCGCATACGGAGATGTACGAGGCCCCGTTCCACGTTCCCACTCCCGACGCGACGGTGTTCGAAGAGCATTGGGACAAAGGGGAGCATTTCCAAAGCGGCCTCGTCTGGAAAATCGGCAAAGGGACCGTCGTCTATTTCCGCCCCGGGCACGAGACCTTTCCGGTTTACCGGCAGCAAGAAAACCTCCGCGTCGTCGAAAACGCCGTGCGTTGGCTCGGGCATCTCAAGGCTGAGACGGGAACGGCGGGCCGGTCAAGTTCAGCGCCCTGA